From one Streptomyces sp. N50 genomic stretch:
- a CDS encoding histidine phosphatase family protein — translation MQLRVTFVAAARSSPLLAERFEDDRPLDQAGWDEVQRAAPVLLPLAAAELRYCSPTPRSRTTGDGLGYTPLVQLALRDCDMGRWRGLTLGEAMAREPALVDAWLADPRSTPHGGESLLAFIARVGGWLDTRPDDDGGRIVAVAEPSVIRAALVYALKAPPSTYWNFDVRPLSTTTVTGHAGRWNLRFDGAGVQSRRV, via the coding sequence ATGCAACTTCGGGTCACGTTCGTCGCCGCCGCGCGCAGCTCCCCGTTGCTCGCGGAGCGCTTCGAGGACGACCGCCCGCTGGACCAGGCGGGATGGGACGAGGTGCAGCGCGCCGCCCCGGTCCTGCTGCCCTTGGCGGCGGCGGAGCTGCGCTACTGCTCACCGACCCCGCGCAGCCGCACCACCGGCGACGGCCTCGGGTACACCCCGCTGGTGCAACTCGCCCTGCGCGACTGTGACATGGGCCGCTGGCGCGGCCTGACCCTGGGGGAGGCGATGGCCCGCGAACCGGCCCTGGTCGACGCCTGGCTCGCCGACCCGCGCTCGACCCCGCACGGCGGCGAGTCCCTGCTGGCCTTCATCGCCCGCGTCGGCGGCTGGCTGGACACCCGCCCGGACGACGACGGCGGCCGCATCGTCGCCGTAGCCGAACCCTCCGTCATCCGCGCCGCGTTGGTCTACGCCCTCAAGGCACCCCCGTCGACCTACTGGAACTTCGACGTACGCCCACTGTCGACGACCACGGTCACCGGGCATGCGGGGCGGTGGAACCTGCGGTTCGACGGGGCGGGGGTTCAGTCGAGGCGCGTGTAG
- a CDS encoding GNAT family N-acetyltransferase, which produces MNDIPSLPDGYEFSADPARVDIARTHRWLSTDAYWAKDRPREKHERAVASSMNFGVYDTASGEQVAYARVVTDHAAFAWLCDVYVDPSARGKGIGTAFVGAVCEELRPFGLRRILLATHDAHGVYEKVGFKPLERPDRWMALGLE; this is translated from the coding sequence ATGAACGACATCCCGAGCCTCCCCGACGGCTATGAGTTCTCCGCCGACCCCGCCCGCGTCGACATCGCCCGCACCCACCGCTGGCTGTCCACCGACGCCTACTGGGCGAAGGACCGGCCCCGCGAGAAGCACGAGCGCGCGGTCGCGTCCTCGATGAACTTCGGGGTGTACGACACGGCTTCGGGGGAGCAGGTGGCGTACGCGCGCGTGGTCACCGACCACGCCGCGTTCGCGTGGCTGTGCGACGTGTACGTGGACCCGTCGGCGCGCGGCAAGGGCATCGGTACGGCGTTCGTCGGCGCCGTGTGCGAGGAGCTGCGGCCGTTCGGACTGCGGCGGATCCTGCTCGCCACGCACGACGCCCACGGGGTGTACGAGAAGGTCGGATTCAAGCCGTTGGAGCGGCCCGACCGGTGGATGGCCCTCGGTTTGGAGTGA
- a CDS encoding DUF6461 domain-containing protein, with protein MTRMTTAADYTWLQTEHSPLMHAYCVTLVRDITPDRLLHELGAEPELIRVKGVEPLREPSYTTWGEHYGDPLFVGVAAIGDWSLMVEHNGYLGVTSAAMLPVSRGRTVVSHFRNVNAVDRFYWFEDGETRLRFEPLFAYSRDGSHADEPELLAGMRESGFDLREGDDRSYDLHTEAAFALAHRLTGVHLTPELFASLEFTGALV; from the coding sequence ATGACCCGGATGACGACCGCCGCCGACTACACCTGGCTCCAGACGGAGCATTCCCCGCTGATGCACGCCTACTGCGTCACGCTGGTCCGGGACATCACACCGGACCGGCTGCTCCATGAGCTGGGAGCGGAGCCGGAGTTGATAAGGGTCAAGGGTGTCGAGCCCCTGCGCGAGCCGTCGTACACCACCTGGGGCGAGCATTACGGGGACCCGCTGTTCGTCGGTGTCGCCGCGATCGGCGACTGGTCGCTGATGGTCGAGCACAACGGCTATCTGGGCGTCACCAGCGCGGCCATGCTCCCCGTCTCGCGCGGGCGCACAGTGGTCTCCCACTTCCGCAACGTGAACGCGGTGGACCGCTTCTACTGGTTCGAGGACGGCGAGACACGGCTGCGCTTCGAGCCGCTCTTCGCCTACTCCCGGGACGGCAGTCACGCGGACGAACCCGAACTCCTCGCCGGGATGCGGGAGTCGGGCTTCGATCTGAGGGAGGGCGACGACCGGAGCTACGACCTGCACACCGAGGCGGCCTTCGCGCTCGCCCATCGCCTCACGGGCGTCCATCTGACGCCGGAGCTGTTCGCGTCCCTGGAGTTCACCGGTGCCCTGGTCTAG